From one Candidatus Obscuribacterales bacterium genomic stretch:
- a CDS encoding adenylate/guanylate cyclase domain-containing protein: protein MLNLYKPRRQIIAEAVSVLSSYGVSQEVRDRLTVIFDEQGDRELYRANPRLLAAHLQLHERTALQLLVMALREGLVTLNWEVECPACGGIDPAHHHLHELRSLHTCPACKTIHETNADDQVRVTFTLDERLRKLTAAADDPDFRNKMDRRYGLVSAHHMLTLPTFRELFPKETLPPNESLLIRRVAILFTDLAGSTQLYTRRGDTQAYELVHRHFDLLFRIVDEQRGAVVKTIGDAVMAAFTEPYQALQAAIAMHSQLNQLNQDLALPPDDWLRLKIGIDAGPCVSVTLNDRLDYFGTTVNRAARVQNASHPGSITITETLLQDMVRVDNLRGWQRQQRALRLKGIDHPVTVYDLAPPRGSQDSRSGTSTHRQA, encoded by the coding sequence GTGCTAAACCTTTATAAACCCCGCCGTCAGATTATTGCTGAGGCGGTCTCGGTTCTGTCGTCCTATGGTGTCAGTCAAGAGGTGCGCGATCGCTTAACGGTGATCTTCGACGAACAGGGCGATCGGGAGCTGTATCGCGCCAATCCGCGCCTGCTGGCGGCCCATCTCCAGCTCCATGAACGCACCGCTCTACAACTTTTGGTGATGGCGCTGCGGGAAGGCCTGGTCACCCTCAACTGGGAGGTGGAATGTCCGGCCTGTGGTGGCATTGATCCAGCCCATCATCATCTCCACGAGCTGCGATCGCTCCACACCTGCCCCGCTTGTAAAACCATCCATGAAACCAATGCTGATGACCAAGTGCGGGTAACGTTTACCCTGGATGAACGCTTGCGCAAGCTCACGGCGGCAGCGGATGATCCAGACTTTCGCAACAAGATGGATCGACGCTATGGTCTGGTGTCGGCCCATCACATGTTGACCTTGCCCACCTTTAGGGAGCTTTTTCCCAAAGAAACCCTACCGCCCAACGAAAGCTTGCTGATTCGTCGGGTAGCCATCCTGTTTACCGACCTAGCCGGCTCCACCCAGCTCTACACTCGGCGGGGAGATACCCAGGCCTATGAGCTGGTGCATCGTCACTTTGACCTACTGTTTCGCATCGTGGATGAGCAGCGGGGTGCCGTGGTCAAAACCATTGGCGATGCCGTGATGGCAGCCTTCACCGAACCTTATCAGGCTCTACAGGCAGCGATCGCCATGCACAGCCAACTCAACCAGCTCAACCAAGACCTGGCCCTACCCCCAGACGATTGGCTACGGCTGAAAATTGGCATTGATGCTGGCCCCTGCGTGAGCGTCACCCTCAACGATCGCCTCGACTATTTTGGCACCACGGTCAACAGGGCCGCCCGCGTCCAAAACGCTAGCCATCCCGGTAGCATCACCATCACAGAGACCCTGCTTCAAGACATGGTAAGGGTGGACAACCTCAGAGGCTGGCAACGGCAGCAGCGAGCCCTCCGGCTTAAGGGCATTGATCATCCGGTCACCGTGTACGACCTCGCCCCTCCTCGGGGCTCTCAGGACAGTAGGTCAGGAACCTCCACCCATCGCCAAGCCTAG
- the gloA gene encoding lactoylglutathione lyase: MRLLHTMLRVGNLDESLQFYCNVLGMTLLRRKDYPGGEFTLAFVGYGDEADHTVLELTYNWGKEKYDLGDAYGHIALGVDDIYATCDAIREQGGQIVREPGPMKHGSTVIAFVQDPDGYKVELIQLSSRGSSQSESSEPQLAGR, encoded by the coding sequence CGAGTTGGCAATTTAGATGAATCCCTACAGTTTTACTGCAACGTGTTGGGCATGACGCTGCTGCGCCGCAAGGACTATCCCGGCGGTGAGTTTACCCTAGCGTTTGTAGGCTATGGCGACGAGGCCGACCATACGGTGCTAGAACTCACCTACAACTGGGGCAAGGAAAAGTATGACCTGGGAGATGCCTATGGGCACATTGCCCTTGGTGTTGACGATATTTATGCCACCTGCGATGCCATTCGCGAACAGGGCGGTCAAATCGTGCGGGAGCCGGGGCCGATGAAGCATGGCTCGACGGTGATTGCCTTTGTTCAAGATCCTGATGGCTATAAGGTGGAGCTGATTCAACTGAGCAGCCGTGGGTCTAGCCAATCGGAGTCTTCAGAACCGCAACTGGCAGGACGTTAG